One Bombus pyrosoma isolate SC7728 linkage group LG7, ASM1482585v1, whole genome shotgun sequence genomic window carries:
- the LOC122568857 gene encoding nuclear pore complex protein Nup154, with amino-acid sequence MTLTEMEPLKIHLDALEMAGKVVDIHITADSNFPSLINLMRYNVQGGPTVSGLDDHDYPNLNGMSLCFPNINQMKAYSKISLPSEIMEHFHHMQCHCMMGLFTEISKAWLTIDSDIYVWSYENESDVAYFDGLNETIISVGLVKPKAGVFQSYVKYLLILTTTVEITILGVTLTEANDGTSPEMQLVPEPIFTVATDGIGITTIANTNSGRIFLGGRNGSLYEIYYQAESSWFGKRCKKINHSEGPLSFLVPSFVTIALSEEEAIIQISVDDSRNILYTLGDKGTITVWDIDNNGASKVASLSQASLVQNAVHVVKTLDSNNFRPLVSISAITESESVHLNLVVVAATGTRFYFSCTAVANPTTRPQGLQLIHVRLPPGYAANATVMRPRKVQMAHYRKGTLILVCGGDTETALCLSNDAYPFTNYLAETQSPLSLDSPVWAMAEILVEPAICIEKQSITQEEPPLLVRQHMEAPRKFIFLTSQGAIIYVQVRPMDILKQLLLEQRGPDTEAVRAYFQSQSLEQACATCLILATLESSQNAELAEWATRAFFLYGSQRTTSIGPAIDVHGTNFANINTGDMRTSTPRIPNYDLRLQGFRPHAPVGLNTDISLQQFSAKHNGLYLYVGRILRPIWNMRCIKQEVINNKTQISSTISTRQVSWILSLLQALRSFLNKNTHITKQHGTTRITDGFETTIPSHYQEPIVEERNSLAALKIFITHACEVLELWKILCENHLNNIVNCLSKDQINQFSTATFRDLILIGHEISSLLIIHLIDSYLGDNASVDAVSQRLREVCPNLYRSEDAVCSKANEIILKAKSCTNPEEKECYLQSALKLCKEVAPRLNLSAVCQQFIACQFYSGVLELCLCCAERVDPNNAALHYYKNNEPIEDQEGRFAYMKRLEIYKEFTALLDHLYNQSISNPLTPTIPSKPGPPQQNGSTMPVTPAKEMLHDIITDALHSKCEILHASVYAWMIERRLHGELVALAAPSLEAYLTRVNAPDLLWQFYEKNKNHAAAAKILDALATKESNVTLSQRVEYLARAVVCMRSDQAGYAPYLGIFLRELEDKVEVARIQQQILDTICNQHLSGRLSDEASRALKFSLLDITKLYQEYADPLQLWECKLSIIHCSGHQDAMLIQEIWTNIINNELKDASTAEDKMTILMSKIISLGQEYSGSPHCFPVDFLVKQLEIKACKLNVSNNGIISGFLQLGVSMEDLLDIYKMIGKDTRTWFNEGNDFHLIESTANLVNYFISHSNITNTFVKRKIITKCQDVISKCLTTLYSKPHGQELITKLRSIQNVLIRM; translated from the exons GGAAAGTGGTTGATATACACATTACAGCTGATAGCAACTTTCCATCCTTAATTAATCTTATGAGATATAATGTACAAG GTGGACCAACTGTTAGTGGTCTTGACGATCATGATTATCCAAATTTAAATGGGATGTCATTATGTTTTCCTAATATAAATCAAATGAAAGCATacagtaaaatttctttgCCATCTGAGATAATGGAACATTTTCATC ATATGCAATGTCATTGTATGATGGGtctttttacagaaatttcaaaagcATGGCTTACAATTGATAGTGATATATATGTTTGGTCATATGAAAAtga GTCTGATGTTGCATATTTTGATGGGTTAAATGAAACTATTATAAGTGTAGGTTTAGTAAAACCCAAAGCAGGGGTGTTCCAAtcttatgtaaaatatttgttgattCTTACAACTACAGTGGAAATAACTATTCTTGGAGTTACATTAACAGAAGCCAATGATG GCACTTCACCAGAAATGCAACTAGTTCCCGAACCAATTTTCACAGTTGCTACGGATGGGATTGGCATCACAACAATAGCTAACACTAATAGTGGGAGAATTTTCCTTGGTGGTAGAAATGGATCcctttatgaaatatattatcag GCAGAAAGTAGCTGGTTTGGGAAAcgttgtaaaaaaataaatcattctgAAGGTCCATTATCATTTTTAGTTCCATCATTTGTCACTATAGCTTTATCAGAAGAAGAAgcaataatacaaatttccgTTGATGattcacgaaatattttatacacacTCGGTGATAAGGGAACAATTACAGTTTGGGATATCGATAACAATGGTGCGTCCAAAGTCGCGTCTTTGTCACAAGCTTCCTTAGTACAAAACGCTGTTCATGTTGttaa AACACTGGATAGTAATAATTTTCGACCATTGGTGAGCATATCAGCTATTACAGAGTCAGAATCAGTACATTTAAACTTAGTTGTAGTTGCAGCTACTGGAACACGCTTTTACTTCAGTTGCACTGCAGTTGCTAATCCAACAACAAGACCTCAAGGTCTACAGTTAATACATGTTAGATTGCCACCAGGTTATGCTGCTAATGCTACAGTAATGAGGCCAAGGAAAGTACAAATGGCACATTATAGGAAAG GAACATTAATTCTTGTTTGCGGTGGAGATACAGAAACTGCTTTATGTTTAAGTAATGATGCTTATCCATTCACAAATTATTTAGCTGAAACTCAAAGTCCTTTATCTCTCGATAGTCCCGTATGGGCAATGGCAGAAATTCTTGTGGAACCAGCTATATGTATTGAAAAACAAAGTATTACACAAGAAGAACCTCCTCTTCTCGTAAGGCAGCACATGGAGGCGCCacgaaaatttatctttttgaCTTCTCag GGTGCCATTATTTATGTTCAAGTTCGTCCAATGGATATCTTAAAGCAGCTTCTATTAGAACAACGTGGTCCTGATACAGAAGCTGTTCGCGCATATTTTCAGTCGCAATCATTGGAACAAGCATGTGCAACTTGTCTTATTTTAGCCACGCTTGAAAGTTCTCAAAATGCTGAG tTAGCAGAATGGGCAACAAGAGCATTCTTTTTATATGGTAGTCAACGAACAACAAGTATTGGACCTGCAATTGATGTACATGGTACTAACTTTGCTAATATAAATACAg GAGATATGCGCACATCGACACCAAGAATTCCAAACTATGATTTAAGGCTTCAAGGATTTCGACCTCATGCACCAGTTGGACTTAATACAGACATTTCTCTGCAACAATTTTCTGCAAAACACAATGGTTTATATCTGTATGTAGGAAGAATACTTCGACCAATATGGAACATGCGTTGTATTAAACAAGAAGTTATAAACAACAAAACTCAG aTCTCTAGTACAATTTCAACAAGACAAGTTAGCTGGATTCTAAGTCTTCTGCAGGCGTTAAGATCATTTCTCAATAAAAATACCCACATTACTAAGca ACACGGTACTACTAGAATAACTGATGGATTTGAAACAACTATACCTAGTCATTACCAAGAACCAATagtcgaagaaagaaattctttagctgcattaaaaattttcattactcATGCTTGTGAAGTGTTAgaactttggaaaattttatgtgaaaaccatttaaataatattgtaaattgtttatCAAAG gaccaaattaatcaattttctacAGCTACATTTcgagatttaattttaattggacatgaaatttcttcattattgATCATTCATCTTATAGATAG TTATCTTGGAGATAATGCATCTGTTGATGCTGTTAGTCAAAGATTACGAGAAGTTTGTCCAAATTTATATAGAAGCGAGGATGCTGTTTGTTCTAAG gctaatgaaataattttgaaagcAAAAAGTTGTACAAATCCAGAAGAGAAGGAATGCTATTTACAATCTGCTTTAAAG CTTTGCAAAGAAGTTGCTCCCAGACTAAATTTAAGTGCAGTATGCCAACAATTTATTGCTTGTCAATTTTATTCGGGTGTACTCGAGTTATGTCTCTGTTGTGCAGAAAGAGTAGATCCTAATAACGCTGCcttacattattataaaaataatgaaccAATCGAAGATCAAGAAGGAAGGTTTGCTTACATGAAAAG aCTAGAGATTTATAAAGAATTCACTGCGTTATTGGATCATCTTTATAATCAAAGCATTTCTAATCCATTGACACCTACTATACCCAGTAAACCTGGTCCTCCACAACAAAATGGCTCAACTATGCCTGTTACACCAGCAAAAGAAATG tTGCATGACATTATAACTGACGCATTACATTCTAAGTGTGAAATTCTCCACGCTTCAGTGTATGCTTGGATGATAGAAAGAAGGCTTCACGGAGAACTCGTTGCTCTAGCAGCACCTTCTTTAGAAGCTTATCTCACCCGAGTCAATGCGCCAGACTTGCTGTggcaattttatgaaaaaaataaaaatcatgcTGCTGCAGCTAAAATATTGGATGCTTTAGCAACCAAAGA aTCAAATGTAACATTATCACAGAGAGTTGAATATTTAGCTCGAGCAGTGGTTTGTATGAGAAGTGACCAAGCTGGATATGCTCCATACCTTGGCATTTTTTTACGTGAATTAGAAGACAAAGTAGAAGTTGCTAGAATACAACAACAG ATATTAGATACAATTTGTAACCAACATTTAAGCGGTAGACTCAGCGATGAAGCATCTAGAGCATTAAAGTTTTCGTTACTTGATATAACAAAG TTGTACCAAGAATATGCGGACCCTTTACAATTGTGGGAGTGCAAATTATCTATAATTCATTGTTCTGGTCATCAAGATGCAATGTTAATCCAGGAAATTTGgactaatattataaataatg aATTAAAAGATGCGTCAACAGCAGAAGATAAAATGACTATTTTAATGAGCAAAATTATATCCTTAGGACAGGAGTATTCAGGATCACCACACTGTTTTCCAGTTG acTTCCTAGTAAAACAGTTAGAAATAAAAGCATGTAAGTTAAATGTATCaaataatggaattatatCTGGGTTTTTACAGTTAGGAGTATCAATGGAGGATCTCTTAGATATTTACAA AATGATTGGCAAAGATACTCGAACTTGGTTCAACGAGGGAAATGATTTTCACCTTATCGAATCGACTGCAAATTTagttaattactttatatctCATTCGAACATTACCAATACTTTCGTTAA acgaaaaataataacgaagtGCCAAGACGTAATTTCAAAGTGTTTAACTACATTGTATAGCAAGCCTCATGGACAAGaattaataacgaaacttAGATCGATTCAAAACGTTTTAATTCGTATGTAA